A DNA window from Vanacampus margaritifer isolate UIUO_Vmar chromosome 19, RoL_Vmar_1.0, whole genome shotgun sequence contains the following coding sequences:
- the LOC144039000 gene encoding uncharacterized protein LOC144039000 produces the protein MATDGKKQTTLDRFFGKGEASTSAKVHHYDDRDDDGDKEVDAEAAALTRRQLRSRPQASEASGASAGKRRARPSTSAREDVQSDEGDDDDGDNEVDAEVAALTRRQLRPRVKASEASGASAGKRGARPSTSPHEDVQSDDDEEYPESDGYSSEEWVQSDHGESDSDSISSAEDVEGKHKLAMRYFSSTLLAPRVT, from the coding sequence atggcgaccgacggtaagaagcagaccacgcttgatagattttttggaaaaggagaagcatcaaccagtgctaaagtgcaccattatgatgaccgcgatgatgatggtgataaggaggttgacgccgaagctgcagcgttgacgcggcggcagcttcgttcacgtcctcaggcctcagaggctagcggtgctagcgccggaaaacgtcgtgcacgaccgagcacttctgcacgcgaggacgttcaatccgacgaaggtgatgatgatgatggcgacaatgaggttgatgccgaagttgcagcgttgacgcggcggcagcttcgaccgcgtgttaaggcctcggaggctagcggtgctagcgccggaaaacgtggtgcacgaccgagcacttctccgcacgaggacgttcaatcggacgacgacgaagagtatcctgagtccgatggatattcttcggaggagtgggtacagtctgaccacggagaaagtgactcggacagtatttcatccgcagaagacgtcgaaggtaagcacaaacttgctatgagatacttttctagcacgctgctagcacctcgtgtaacgtga